The DNA sequence GAATTAGGGTTGCCTTACCATTCTTCACATGTCAGGCGCGGATACGCCCGCGCTGTCCGCCGCGAGCGAAAGGCTGCCAAATGTCGGCCAATATTGATTGGAATCTGTTGCGAGACAAGGCCTTAGGGGTGATGACGAATGCCTACGCCCCCTACTCGCGGTACCCGGTGGGCGCTGCCGCCCTAGTCGACGACGGGCGAATTGTTACCGGTTGCAATGTGGAAAATGTCTCATATGGTTTAGGGCTCTGCGCCGAGTGCACGCTGGCCGGAAACCTCCACGTTTCCGGTGGTGGGCGCCTCGTGGCGCTCAGTTGCACCGACAGCCGGGGCAAGATCCTGATGCCCTGTGGACGCTGCCGCCAAGTGTTGCTCGAGCACGGCGGGGCCACGATGCTGATCGATCACCGCGATGGGCCCAAGCCGCTGGGCGTTCTGCTGCCGGACTCGTTCGGGCCCGCCGATCTCGAGGCCGGCCGAGTGGTCGAGGGGCGAGTGGCCGATGGGGCTGACGGGAACAAGGAGATCGGTGGTGTCTGAGATCCACGACGCGGTCACGGTGATCGCCACCAAACGAGACGGTCACGCGTTGAGCGACGGACAGATCGACTGGGTCATCGATGCGTTCACCCACGGCACGGTGCACG is a window from the Williamsia sp. DF01-3 genome containing:
- a CDS encoding cytidine deaminase, giving the protein MSANIDWNLLRDKALGVMTNAYAPYSRYPVGAAALVDDGRIVTGCNVENVSYGLGLCAECTLAGNLHVSGGGRLVALSCTDSRGKILMPCGRCRQVLLEHGGATMLIDHRDGPKPLGVLLPDSFGPADLEAGRVVEGRVADGADGNKEIGGV